From one Tsukamurella tyrosinosolvens genomic stretch:
- a CDS encoding CoA-acylating methylmalonate-semialdehyde dehydrogenase, whose protein sequence is MTTTETLTVVPHWIDGAEYPSSSGRTADVYDPALGVVTKRVALADRAEIDAAVASAKQASESWGDLSLAKRQSVLFAFRELLNARKGELAEIITSEHGKVLSDALGEISRGQEVVEFACGMAHHLKGEYSEQVSSGIDVYSTRQPLGVVAVISPFNFPAMVPAWFFPIAIAAGNAVVLKPSEKDPSAAIWIAELWREAGLPEGVFTVLNGDKEAVDGLLTHPDVAAVSFVGSTPIARYVYETATAHGKRVQALGGAKNHMLVLPDADLALTADAAINAGFGSAGERCMAISVVVAVEPVADALIEEITSRMAGLRIGDGRRGCDMGPLVTQAHRDKVASYIDVAVEDGADVVVDGRDVNPDGDAHGFWLGPTLIDRVPTTSRVYTEEIFGPVLAIVRVASYEEGVDLINAGAFGNGTAIFTNDGGAARRFQKDIRVGMVGINVPIPVPVATFSFGGWKDSMFGDTKAHGAEGVKFFTQLKAITSRWLDPSHGGVDLGFPQND, encoded by the coding sequence ATGACCACCACCGAGACCCTCACCGTCGTCCCGCACTGGATCGACGGTGCCGAGTACCCGTCCAGCAGCGGCCGCACCGCGGACGTCTACGACCCCGCCCTGGGCGTCGTGACCAAGCGCGTCGCGCTCGCCGACCGCGCCGAGATCGACGCCGCCGTGGCCTCCGCCAAGCAGGCCTCGGAGAGCTGGGGGGACCTCTCCCTCGCCAAGCGCCAGTCCGTGCTGTTCGCCTTCCGCGAGCTCCTCAACGCCCGCAAGGGCGAGCTCGCCGAGATCATCACCAGCGAGCACGGCAAGGTCCTCTCCGACGCCCTGGGCGAGATCAGCCGCGGCCAGGAGGTCGTCGAGTTCGCGTGCGGCATGGCGCATCACCTCAAGGGCGAGTACAGCGAGCAGGTCTCCTCCGGGATCGACGTCTACTCGACCCGCCAGCCCCTCGGTGTGGTCGCGGTGATCAGCCCGTTCAACTTCCCGGCGATGGTGCCCGCGTGGTTCTTCCCCATCGCCATCGCCGCCGGTAACGCCGTCGTGCTCAAGCCGAGCGAGAAGGACCCGTCGGCCGCGATCTGGATCGCCGAGCTGTGGCGCGAGGCCGGCCTGCCCGAGGGCGTCTTCACGGTGCTCAACGGCGACAAGGAGGCCGTGGACGGACTGCTGACCCACCCGGACGTCGCCGCCGTCTCGTTCGTCGGCTCGACGCCGATCGCCCGGTACGTCTACGAGACCGCCACCGCGCACGGCAAGCGCGTCCAGGCGCTCGGCGGCGCCAAGAACCACATGCTGGTGCTCCCCGATGCCGACCTCGCCCTGACCGCCGACGCCGCCATCAACGCCGGCTTCGGTTCGGCCGGCGAGCGCTGCATGGCCATCTCGGTCGTGGTGGCCGTCGAGCCCGTCGCGGACGCCCTCATCGAGGAGATCACCTCTCGGATGGCGGGGCTGCGCATCGGCGACGGCCGCCGCGGATGCGACATGGGGCCGCTGGTCACGCAGGCGCACCGCGACAAGGTCGCCTCCTACATCGACGTCGCCGTCGAGGACGGCGCGGACGTGGTGGTCGACGGCCGCGACGTGAACCCCGACGGCGACGCCCACGGATTCTGGCTCGGCCCGACCCTGATCGACCGCGTCCCGACCACGTCGCGGGTCTACACCGAGGAGATCTTCGGACCCGTGCTCGCGATCGTCCGCGTGGCCTCGTACGAGGAGGGGGTGGACCTCATCAACGCCGGCGCCTTCGGCAACGGCACCGCGATCTTCACCAACGACGGCGGCGCCGCGCGCCGGTTCCAGAAGGACATCCGCGTCGGCATGGTCGGCATCAACGTGCCGATCCCGGTCCCCGTGGCCACCTTCAGCTTCGGCGGCTGGAAGGACTCGATGTTCGGCGACACCAAGGCGCACGGCGCCGAGGGCGTGAAGTTCTTCACCCAGCTCAAGGCGATCACGAGCCGGTGGCTCGACCCCAGCCACGGCGGAGTCGACCTGGGATTCCCCCAGAACGACTGA